The Trueperaceae bacterium genomic sequence GCGGAGCACGACGGTCGCGAGCGCGCCGAGGCGTTCGCGGATCGGGTCGCTGAGGACCGCGCCGACCTCGCCCGTCTCGAACTCGAGGGGGCGGACGCCGATCGCGGTGATGGTGACGTCGGGCAGGTCGCCGTGGAGGTCCATGGCGGAGAGCAGGTCGGGAACCTCCCACTCGTGGGAGGAGAGTTTGCCGTAGCCGATTTCGCTGGGGACGTCGTCGCGCCCGAACCGGTAGACCTTCCCGACGGGCGCGGCGACGGCGTCGACGAGCACGACGTGGTCGTACTCGGCGATGAGGTTCAGCAGGTGCCAGCCCAGGGTGCCGCCGTCGACGACGTCGACGTGGTCGGGGAAGGCGTAGCGGGTGCGCAGGTAGTGCATGAGGTGCACGCCCGCCCCCTCGTCGCCGTAGTAGACGTTGCCGACGCCGAGCACCAACAGCGGGCGTGCTTCGCTCATGTCCTCACCCTTCCTTCGCGTCGTCCTCGGCCGCCGGTTCGCCCGGGGCGTCGAAGTCGTCGTCGGTCGCCGCGCGGGCGTCCGGCATGTCCTTGGCGGCGAATCCGGAGATGATGCCTTCGACCAGCAGGTTGCCGGTGCGCATGCTGTTCCAGACCGCCATGTAGATGTGCACGAGCGTGAAGAGGATGAAGAACCACATCGTCACGTGGTGCAGCGTGCGGACGTTGGCGATCCCGCCGAGGGCGGTCTCGATCGGGGCGAGCAGGCCGGCGCTCCACACCGCGATCCCGCTCTGCAGGTAGGGCGCGGCGATGAGGATGCCGGTGACGCTGATGACCAGCAGGGCGGCGTACAGCGCGGTGTAGACGAGGTACTGCAGGGGACCGTAGTTGCTGTAGGTGAAGTGCGGGTGTTCGCGGCGCATCAACAGGTAGAAGGCGAGCTGGTCGCGCCACGCCCTCCAGTTGACGAGGATGGGCGCCATCTTGAGTTCCTTGCCGAGGCCGAGGCGGCCGCGTTCATTGATGAACAGGAACTGGTAGATGCGCGCGATGGTGAAGGCGAGCAGGATCCAGCCGGCGGCGACGTGCCAGCCGCGGACCTGCGCGAGCACGAAGGTCGACGAGGTGTCCCCGGTGAGGCTGCGCGCGAGGAACGGGTTGCCGAGGTAGATGCCGCTCAGCACCAACCAGATCAGCAGGGCGTTGCGGATCCAGTGGGCCGCCCGGACGTAGCGCCCGAAGACGTACACGACCATGCGGGGGCGTCCCTCGCGTTCCAGCACCACCGCGTCCTTGCGGGGCGGCAGGCGGCGGGTGTCGGTCGTCACGGCGTCACACCTCCACTTCGAAGCGGGCGATCTCCTCCCCGTCGCGGTTCAGCACGTGGACCGCGCAGGCGAGGCAGGGGTCGAACGAGTGGATGGTGCGGACCACCTCGAGCGGCCGCTCGGGGTCGGACATGGGTTGCGTGACGAGGGCGGCCTCGTAGGCGCCGCGCTGTTCGCGGCCGTCCTTCGGGCTGGCGTTCCAGGTGGACGGGACGACCGCCTGGTAGTTGGCGACCGAGCCGTTCTCGACCGTCAGCCAGTGGCTGAGGCTGCCGCGCGGCGCTTCGCCCATCGCCCAGCCGGGCCCGTCCTTGGGCTCGTAGCGGTTGAAGAAGCGGTCGTCGCCGTTGGCGACGTTCTGCGTGAGGTTCGTGACGAGTTCGGGGACGTAGTCCGCGATGATCTTCGTCTCCAGCCCGCGGGCGACGGTGCGGCCGACGGTGGAGTACCAGAAGTCGAAGGGGACGCCGATCGTGTCGGTGAAGCCGTCCATGGCGGTCTGGACCTTCTCGTCGCCGGCGGCGTACGCCACGATGAGGCGCGCGAGGGGGCCGACCTCGACCGGTTGGCCGTCGTAGCGCGGGGACTTGATCCAGCTGTAGCCGCCCTCGGTCTTGAGGGTGCCGTCCTCGTTGAGGCCTTCGTAGTTCGGGTTCGTCTGGCCGTCGAGGGGGTGCAGCGCCGTTTCGCCGCCCTCGTAGTCGTACCAGGCGTGCGCGACCTCCTCGGCGATCTTCATGGGGTCGACGTCGTGCACGGTGCTCAGGTCGCGGTCGAGCACGAGGCCGGCGGGCAGGAAGTGGGCGCGTTGGGCCCACGGGCGCTCGTCGAGGCTCATGGCGCCGAACGACATGTAGTTCCGCAGGCCGCCGCCCTCGCCGGCGAGCGCTTCGGTGCGGTAGCGCCGGGCGATGAGTTCGAGGTCGGGCAGGTAGGCGCGCTCGACGAAGTCGGCGGACTTCTGGATGAGGAACTGGTACTCGGCGATGCGGTGCGCGTCGAGCGCGTCGCGGGCCGACGTCATGCCGCCGACGATCAGGCTCTGCGGGTGCGGGTTCTTGCCGCCGAAGATGGCGCTGGCCTTGGCGCTCATGCGTTGCACCGCGAGGTTGTCGAGGTAGTGGCTGGCAATGATCAGGTTCTCTTCGGGGCTCAGGCGGTACTTGGGGTGGCCCCAGTAGCCGCCGGCGAACGGTCCGAGTTGCCCCGACTGCACGAACGCGAGGAGGCGTTCGGCGACCTGGGTGTAGTGCGACTCCGACGCGTTGTAGGGCGTGCGGTGGAACTGGTGCGCGATCTCGGTCGCGGCGACGGGGTCGGCGTCGAGGGCGCTGACGACGTCGAACCAGTCCATCGCGTGGAGTTGGTAGAAGTGCGTCGTGTGGTCGTTGATCGCCTGCGCGGCCCAAATGAGGTTGCGCAGCATGCGGGCGTTCGGGGGGAGCGTGACGCCGAAGGCGTCCTCGGTCGCTTCGACGCCGCGTTCGTAGTGGTGGAAGGTGCACACGCCGCAGATGCGTTGCGCGAACATGCCGACGTCCTTGGGGTCGCGGCCGCGCATGATGTTCTCGAAGCCGCGGAAGGCGGTGCTGCTACTCGCGGCCTCCTCGACGACGTTGTTCGTCTCGTCGACTTCGATCTCGATGCGCAGGTGCCCTTCGATGCGGGTGATGGGGTCGATGACGTGTTTCGCGGCCACGATTCACTGCTCCTTCTTCGCGTCGCTCCGCGACTCGGTCGCGGCTTTGACGGCGGTCGCGCCGGCGTGGATCGCGACGCCCGCGGCGGCGGCCCCCAGGGCGACGGTGCCGATGGTGTCGGCGTCCGCGTCGGTCCCGAACGGGGTGGCGTAGACGCGCCCGGCGAGGGGCACTTCGAACGGCGTGAGGGTGTCCCAGAAGCCCGGTTCGCTGCAGCCGATGCAGCCGTGGCCGGCCATGATCGGCCAGGAGGCGCCTTCGTTGTAGCGGACGACGCCGCAGTTGTTGTACGCCATCGGGCCCTTGCAGCCGACCTTGAAGAGGCACAGGCCCGCCTTGAGGCCCTCGATGTCGGTCCAGCCCTCGACGAACTCGCCGGCGTCGAAGTGGCCGCGGCGTTCGCACTTGTCGTGGATGCGGTCCTGGTACGCCCACAGCGGGCGGCCGTAGGCGTCGAGCGACGGCAGGCGGCCGAACATGGCGTACTCGAGGATGGTGCCGACGACGTTCGTGCTGGAGACGGGGCAGGCGGGCAGGTTCACGACGGG encodes the following:
- a CDS encoding HyaD/HybD family hydrogenase maturation endopeptidase — its product is MSEARPLLVLGVGNVYYGDEGAGVHLMHYLRTRYAFPDHVDVVDGGTLGWHLLNLIAEYDHVVLVDAVAAPVGKVYRFGRDDVPSEIGYGKLSSHEWEVPDLLSAMDLHGDLPDVTITAIGVRPLEFETGEVGAVLSDPIRERLGALATVVLRELEAHGVTVADRDPTIRPDEPFDTEAIVFGAIAAQEQLAHA
- the cybH gene encoding Ni/Fe-hydrogenase, b-type cytochrome subunit; the protein is MTTDTRRLPPRKDAVVLEREGRPRMVVYVFGRYVRAAHWIRNALLIWLVLSGIYLGNPFLARSLTGDTSSTFVLAQVRGWHVAAGWILLAFTIARIYQFLFINERGRLGLGKELKMAPILVNWRAWRDQLAFYLLMRREHPHFTYSNYGPLQYLVYTALYAALLVISVTGILIAAPYLQSGIAVWSAGLLAPIETALGGIANVRTLHHVTMWFFILFTLVHIYMAVWNSMRTGNLLVEGIISGFAAKDMPDARAATDDDFDAPGEPAAEDDAKEG
- a CDS encoding nickel-dependent hydrogenase large subunit; its protein translation is MAAKHVIDPITRIEGHLRIEIEVDETNNVVEEAASSSTAFRGFENIMRGRDPKDVGMFAQRICGVCTFHHYERGVEATEDAFGVTLPPNARMLRNLIWAAQAINDHTTHFYQLHAMDWFDVVSALDADPVAATEIAHQFHRTPYNASESHYTQVAERLLAFVQSGQLGPFAGGYWGHPKYRLSPEENLIIASHYLDNLAVQRMSAKASAIFGGKNPHPQSLIVGGMTSARDALDAHRIAEYQFLIQKSADFVERAYLPDLELIARRYRTEALAGEGGGLRNYMSFGAMSLDERPWAQRAHFLPAGLVLDRDLSTVHDVDPMKIAEEVAHAWYDYEGGETALHPLDGQTNPNYEGLNEDGTLKTEGGYSWIKSPRYDGQPVEVGPLARLIVAYAAGDEKVQTAMDGFTDTIGVPFDFWYSTVGRTVARGLETKIIADYVPELVTNLTQNVANGDDRFFNRYEPKDGPGWAMGEAPRGSLSHWLTVENGSVANYQAVVPSTWNASPKDGREQRGAYEAALVTQPMSDPERPLEVVRTIHSFDPCLACAVHVLNRDGEEIARFEVEV